The Bacteroidales bacterium genome segment ACTTTATGTCTGTATCTCCATCAAGACTACACTATTGATAGTATTTTAATTGATGGCGTCAAGAAAAGCTTTATAAATGAAAGTTATAAACGCATGGTAATCGATCTTGATATGCCACAAAATACTTTATTCGACGTACAAGTATTTTACCACGGAGCATATACCGGCTCTGGCGGTTTTTTCTCCGGAATCAGTACAGAAAGAGATCAACGCTACGGTAATTTTGATGTCACATGGACTTTATCCGAGGCAAACAATGCTTATCATTGGTTTCCGGTTAAGCAAGTCCTTTCTGATAAGGCTGATTCTTGTTGGGTTTTTATTACAACTACAAAACCTAATATGGTAGCTTCTAACGGTTTGCTGACGGATGTTGTCGATTTACCGAATAATAAAGCTCGTTATGAATGGAAATCAAATTATCCGATAGCTTATTATCTAATTTCCATTGCAATAGCTGAATATCAGGATTATTCTATTTATGCGGAAATTCCTCAAACGGGCGAGCAACTCTTAATTCAAAATTATATTTATAATTCTACTCAATGCCTGGATCAGAATAAAGCGGAAATTGATGAAACAGCGGAAATGATTGAATATTTTTCTGAAATTTTTGGAGAATATCCTTTCAGTTCCGAGAAATACGGACACTCGTTGGCATATATGGGCGGAGCAATGGAGCATCAAACTATGACGACAACAGGTTATTTTTATGACGGAATTATTGCTCATGAATTAGTACATCAATGGTTTGGAGATAATGTGACTTGTGCTTCTTGGCAACATATTTGGCTTAATGAAGGATTTGCTTCTTACGGCGAATATTTATGGTATGAATATAAATACGGAAGACAAGCTGCTTTTACACAATTTAAACAATATGTAATTAATTCTGTTATAAATTATGGAAAAACAGGAAGTGTTTATGTACCTATTGAACAGATTGATGATGAAAACCGAATTTTCCACGCTACATTAACTTATGACAAGGGTGCTATTCTTGTACATATGTTAAGATATGATTTAGGCGATGATGATGATTTGTTTTTCAATATTCTACAAACTTACCAGGAACGCTTTAAGGACAAAGCCACTGTAATTGACGATTTTATTGGCGTTGTTGAAGAACTTTCGGATATGGATTTTACAACTTTCTTCGATCAATGGTTTTATGGAGAAGGTTATCCTACTTTCAATATTTTATGGCATCAATCGGGAGGTCAATTAACTTTGAATAGCACTCAAACAACTACAGCTTCAAATATTACTCCTTTATTTAAAGTAACATACGAGTTAAGAATTAATTATAGCGATGGTTCAAATGAGATTGTACCATTTCTTCAAGATGAAAATAATCAGCAATTTGTATATAGCATTCCTGACGGTAAGACAATTTTATCAATAAATTTCGATCCTAATTTTTGGTTGTTGGCAACAGCAACACTTATTTTTAATCCGGTAGGCATAGAAGATTTTAATAATGATAAAAATATCATCATATATCCAAATCCGGCATCAAAGATTATTAACATTAAATTTGATGCAGCATTGCAAGGTGAAAAGGATATTTTCATCTCCGATTTGAATGGAAAGATTATACAAAATATTAAAACTTCCGATGATTCTTGCACAATAAATATTGGTAATATGCCAAC includes the following:
- a CDS encoding T9SS type A sorting domain-containing protein, with protein sequence MKTKSTIILLAFSFLISNFIFAQELKPYRYYLETKQKSENLSPDVLPVDNQNAYDVKWYFLNLNAENNTVALSGDVTIKAEVVWPIMDTLCLYLHQDYTIDSILIDGVKKSFINESYKRMVIDLDMPQNTLFDVQVFYHGAYTGSGGFFSGISTERDQRYGNFDVTWTLSEANNAYHWFPVKQVLSDKADSCWVFITTTKPNMVASNGLLTDVVDLPNNKARYEWKSNYPIAYYLISIAIAEYQDYSIYAEIPQTGEQLLIQNYIYNSTQCLDQNKAEIDETAEMIEYFSEIFGEYPFSSEKYGHSLAYMGGAMEHQTMTTTGYFYDGIIAHELVHQWFGDNVTCASWQHIWLNEGFASYGEYLWYEYKYGRQAAFTQFKQYVINSVINYGKTGSVYVPIEQIDDENRIFHATLTYDKGAILVHMLRYDLGDDDDLFFNILQTYQERFKDKATVIDDFIGVVEELSDMDFTTFFDQWFYGEGYPTFNILWHQSGGQLTLNSTQTTTASNITPLFKVTYELRINYSDGSNEIVPFLQDENNQQFVYSIPDGKTILSINFDPNFWLLATATLIFNPVGIEDFNNDKNIIIYPNPASKIINIKFDAALQGEKDIFISDLNGKIIQNIKTSDDSCTINIGNMPTGTYFLSVHNEANVFVRKIIKSNN